The following coding sequences lie in one Nitratireductor mangrovi genomic window:
- the cpaB gene encoding Flp pilus assembly protein CpaB, producing MRSKIITMIGIAAVFGAIAIFAADYWLKSAASARTAEVEVAIPAPRIAFGTIVVAQKPLRYGADLDRDALAEISWPEKALPAGAFASIDGLLAQGGRVVLSPIEPNEPVLASKLSGPDGRATLSNLLSPGMRAVTIKTDEIAGVGGFVTPGDRVDIMLTRNAGQIAEVARAAEGASGSTVTSEIVLENVKVLTVGQGADERQTSPQVVNSVTVEVTVDGAQKIALARTVGSLSLSLRSAGEARTTEAGVMTISAFGGSVAERISQAVERMTAEEGPQFKTVIVTRGLEAQSYKVIAPEE from the coding sequence GTGAGAAGCAAGATCATCACCATGATCGGCATTGCGGCCGTGTTCGGCGCAATTGCGATCTTCGCTGCCGACTACTGGCTCAAGAGTGCCGCCAGCGCGCGCACGGCCGAGGTCGAGGTCGCGATTCCGGCTCCGCGCATCGCGTTCGGTACCATCGTGGTGGCGCAGAAGCCGCTGCGCTACGGCGCGGATCTCGATCGCGATGCGCTTGCCGAAATCAGCTGGCCGGAAAAGGCGCTGCCTGCAGGCGCGTTCGCGAGCATCGATGGGCTGCTGGCACAGGGCGGGCGAGTGGTGCTTTCGCCGATCGAGCCCAACGAGCCTGTTCTGGCCTCCAAGCTCTCGGGCCCGGATGGCCGCGCGACTCTCTCCAATCTGCTTTCGCCCGGCATGCGCGCCGTCACCATCAAGACCGACGAGATCGCGGGGGTCGGAGGTTTCGTGACGCCCGGCGACCGCGTCGACATCATGCTGACCCGCAATGCCGGCCAGATCGCCGAGGTGGCGCGTGCCGCCGAAGGCGCGTCCGGTTCGACGGTGACCAGCGAGATCGTGCTCGAAAACGTCAAGGTTCTGACCGTGGGGCAGGGTGCCGACGAGCGCCAGACAAGTCCCCAGGTGGTCAATTCGGTCACTGTCGAGGTGACGGTCGACGGCGCCCAGAAGATCGCACTGGCCCGCACGGTCGGCTCGCTGTCGCTCTCGTTGCGTTCGGCGGGCGAGGCCAGGACGACCGAAGCCGGCGTGATGACCATCTCGGCTTTCGGCGGTTCGGTCGCCGAACGCATTTCGCAGGCGGTGGAACGCATGACCGCCGAGGAAGGGCCGCAGTTCAAGACGGTGATCGTCACGCGCGGGCTCGAGGCGCAGAGCTATAAGGTGATTGCGCCCGAGGAGTGA
- a CDS encoding type II and III secretion system protein family protein produces the protein MRAAAGRFLLALCLSAVPFLGSAEANGDSTSRVVQISASRPATVKVARGKPQTIRTDTPFYEIVIGDPEIANVNPLTDRSFYVLGHKLGTTGIALFNEAKQLVGTVDIEVTLDTNRLATTIRQAVPGAKIKVESANGRLVLSGEAEDAVAADKAQRIASRFSDGEEIINSVDITSSQQVQLNVRFIEINRQIGQELGTALGVSYVGAGGGVSFNSNPNSSSNTPAGRIIAGLVSGGFSVDLAIRALEDKGVARRLAEPNLIARSGEKASFLAGGEFPIPVAQDEDKIVVEYKKYGVGLDFTPQVLADGLVSLEIEPEVSSIDTSASYQIGDIAIPGFIVRRAHTSVDLKSGQSFMIAGLLQTQNDVTTQNVPGLSRLPVLGKLFSSKAYQRRETDLVIIVTPYLVKPIDPSKKPVAATDKTAPASPVDYFLGDQEEARLVDGRRAQAAARVGGVQSAAVASGPGHFLELAE, from the coding sequence TTGCGCGCCGCAGCGGGGCGTTTCCTGCTGGCGCTTTGCTTGTCCGCGGTGCCATTTTTGGGATCGGCCGAGGCCAATGGCGACAGTACCAGCCGCGTCGTGCAGATTTCCGCCTCACGGCCGGCGACGGTCAAGGTCGCGCGCGGCAAGCCGCAGACCATCCGCACCGACACACCGTTCTACGAAATCGTCATCGGTGATCCCGAGATCGCCAACGTCAACCCGCTCACCGACCGTTCCTTCTACGTGCTCGGCCACAAGCTCGGCACCACCGGCATCGCGCTCTTCAACGAGGCGAAGCAACTGGTCGGCACCGTCGACATCGAGGTCACGCTCGACACCAACCGGCTTGCCACGACCATCCGCCAGGCGGTGCCGGGCGCCAAGATCAAGGTCGAGAGCGCCAATGGCCGGCTCGTGCTGTCGGGCGAGGCAGAGGACGCCGTGGCAGCCGACAAGGCGCAGCGTATCGCCAGCCGCTTTTCCGACGGCGAGGAGATCATCAATTCGGTCGACATCACCTCTTCGCAGCAGGTGCAGTTGAACGTCCGCTTCATCGAGATCAACCGCCAGATCGGCCAGGAACTCGGGACCGCCCTGGGCGTCAGCTATGTCGGCGCGGGCGGCGGCGTCTCGTTCAACTCCAATCCGAACTCGTCGTCCAACACGCCGGCTGGCCGCATTATCGCCGGACTGGTCTCCGGAGGCTTCTCCGTCGACTTGGCCATTCGTGCACTGGAAGACAAGGGCGTAGCCCGGCGTCTGGCCGAACCGAACCTGATTGCCCGCTCGGGCGAAAAGGCGAGCTTCCTGGCCGGTGGCGAGTTCCCGATCCCGGTTGCCCAGGACGAGGACAAGATCGTCGTCGAATACAAGAAATACGGTGTCGGGCTCGACTTCACGCCTCAGGTGCTCGCCGATGGGCTGGTCAGCCTGGAGATCGAGCCGGAAGTCTCCTCGATCGATACCTCGGCTTCCTATCAGATCGGCGACATCGCCATCCCGGGCTTCATTGTGCGCCGCGCCCACACTTCCGTCGACCTGAAGAGCGGGCAGAGCTTCATGATCGCCGGCCTGCTGCAGACCCAGAACGACGTCACGACGCAGAACGTGCCTGGCCTGTCGCGGCTGCCGGTGCTGGGCAAGCTGTTCTCCTCGAAGGCCTACCAGCGTCGCGAGACCGACCTCGTGATCATTGTTACGCCGTACCTGGTGAAGCCGATCGACCCGTCGAAGAAGCCGGTCGCGGCTACCGACAAGACCGCACCGGCGAGCCCGGTCGACTATTTCCTCGGCGATCAGGAGGAGGCGCGTCTTGTCGATGGCCGCCGCGCGCAGGCGGCCGCCCGGGTCGGCGGCGTCCAGTCCGCCGCCGTAGCCTCCGGTCCCGGCCACTTCCTGGAGCTTGCAGAATGA
- a CDS encoding CpaF family protein: protein MSSRFTLLRNRGAAPQPTAEAAPERAVAVTIPSAHKSQKAPAKPDNDATSKTSNRVVDARVRLHRMLIEEINLVALEKLPREEMHRQVHEFVSEKTREERLAINVAELEDLVSDIVDEMVGLGPLEPLLKDPSINDILINGHENCFVERHGKLEQIHVPFKDEAHLLRVISKIVAAVGRRVDESQPMVDARMLDGSRFNAAIRPVGVDGPLVSIRKFSKNKLGLHKLVEFGAITQPMAEVLAAAVHARKTTIISGGTGTGKTTMLNALSAFIPEDERLITIEDAAELQLQQPHVARMETRPANIEGHGEIRQRDLVKNALRMRPDRVILGECRGEEAFDMLQAMNTGHEGSMATIHANTPRDAIGRLEQMLGMTGMPMTVSSIRSQIASALDLIVQLTRLSDGKRKVTSVAEVTGMEGDVIQMQEIFRYVRTGTEGDGTIIGHFEATGIRPRFLGDLRAMGIEFPGHYFEPGRPQE from the coding sequence ATGTCGAGCCGCTTCACCCTGCTGCGCAATCGCGGCGCCGCGCCGCAGCCCACCGCCGAGGCGGCGCCCGAACGTGCCGTGGCGGTAACGATTCCGTCCGCGCACAAATCCCAGAAGGCACCGGCCAAGCCGGACAACGATGCCACGTCCAAAACCTCCAACCGCGTGGTTGACGCCCGCGTGCGGCTTCACCGCATGCTGATCGAGGAGATCAACCTCGTCGCGCTGGAAAAGCTGCCGCGCGAGGAGATGCACCGCCAAGTGCATGAATTCGTCTCCGAAAAGACCCGCGAGGAACGGCTTGCCATCAATGTCGCCGAACTCGAGGACCTGGTCAGCGACATCGTCGACGAGATGGTCGGTCTCGGACCTCTGGAGCCGCTGCTGAAGGACCCGAGCATCAACGACATCCTGATCAACGGCCATGAGAACTGTTTCGTCGAGCGTCATGGCAAGCTCGAGCAGATCCACGTCCCGTTCAAGGACGAGGCGCATCTGCTGCGCGTGATCAGCAAGATCGTCGCCGCCGTCGGCCGCCGCGTCGATGAAAGCCAGCCCATGGTCGACGCGCGCATGCTCGACGGTTCGCGCTTCAACGCCGCGATCCGCCCGGTCGGCGTCGACGGGCCGCTGGTCTCGATCCGAAAATTCTCCAAGAACAAGCTCGGGCTGCACAAGCTGGTCGAATTCGGCGCCATCACCCAGCCGATGGCAGAGGTTCTGGCGGCTGCCGTTCATGCCCGCAAGACGACCATCATCTCGGGCGGTACCGGCACCGGCAAGACGACGATGCTCAATGCGCTTTCGGCCTTCATCCCGGAGGACGAGCGCCTGATCACCATCGAGGACGCTGCCGAACTGCAACTGCAGCAGCCGCATGTGGCGCGCATGGAGACGCGTCCCGCCAATATCGAGGGCCATGGCGAAATCCGCCAGCGCGACCTGGTCAAGAACGCGCTCAGAATGCGCCCCGACCGCGTGATCTTGGGCGAGTGCCGCGGCGAGGAGGCCTTCGACATGCTGCAGGCGATGAACACCGGCCACGAAGGCTCCATGGCCACCATCCACGCCAACACGCCGCGCGACGCCATCGGCCGTCTGGAGCAGATGCTGGGCATGACCGGCATGCCGATGACAGTCTCCTCGATCCGCAGCCAGATCGCCTCTGCCCTCGATCTGATCGTCCAGCTCACCCGGTTGTCGGACGGCAAGCGCAAGGTCACCAGCGTTGCCGAGGTCACGGGCATGGAAGGCGACGTCATCCAGATGCAGGAGATTTTCCGCTACGTGCGCACCGGCACCGAGGGTGACGGCACCATCATCGGCCATTTCGAGGCGACCGGGATCAGGCCGCGCTTCCTCGGCGATCTCCGGGCCATGGGCATCGAGTTTCCGGGTCACTATTTCGAGCCCGGCCGGCCGCAGGAATAG
- a CDS encoding AAA family ATPase: MATETSAKSIVLVSTDRDFVKETRSAFASSDAIELKVVEKNVADLHGEVIQAEPGAVVVDLDATKLAELEALQRLVRRLDGGAPVLVVSASFDAAAARILVQLKVADFLVKPVTTADLVRSCIRALKGPGRDEQSEAQIHTFVPAAGGVGNTTLAIQTAFQLHDTGGGASTCVVDLNLQQGACAEYLDLEPRFDISEIENQPERLDRQLLEVMLSQHESGLSVLAAPARPTEMRTFDTDVVVRMLDLVSAYFDNVVIDMPRTWFPWTETVLLGSNKIYIVTEMTVPCLRNTQRLIQAFAQAAGREVSPSVIVNRFEARRFEGGVKQNDVEELLGEHFAGGIANNYKLVREAVDRGVPLHQIDAEANVLKDLRRIVFPAEAGAGPVASSRSLFAFGRRLLRRAG, encoded by the coding sequence ATGGCTACCGAGACATCCGCAAAAAGCATCGTCCTGGTTTCGACCGACCGCGACTTCGTCAAGGAAACGCGCTCGGCGTTTGCGTCCTCGGATGCGATCGAGCTCAAGGTGGTCGAAAAGAACGTCGCCGACCTGCATGGCGAGGTGATCCAGGCGGAACCGGGCGCGGTGGTCGTCGATCTCGACGCGACGAAGCTGGCCGAACTCGAGGCCCTGCAAAGGCTCGTGCGGCGGCTCGACGGCGGCGCGCCGGTGCTTGTCGTCTCCGCCAGTTTCGATGCTGCTGCCGCGCGCATCCTGGTCCAGCTCAAGGTAGCCGACTTCCTGGTCAAGCCTGTGACCACGGCCGACCTCGTCCGTTCGTGCATCCGAGCGCTGAAAGGTCCTGGCCGGGACGAACAGTCCGAAGCCCAGATCCACACCTTCGTGCCGGCCGCCGGCGGCGTCGGCAACACCACGCTGGCGATCCAGACCGCCTTTCAACTGCATGATACTGGGGGTGGCGCCTCGACCTGCGTCGTCGATCTCAATCTCCAGCAGGGCGCCTGCGCAGAATATCTCGATCTGGAACCGCGCTTCGATATTTCCGAAATCGAGAACCAGCCCGAGCGCCTCGACCGCCAGCTTCTGGAGGTCATGCTCTCGCAGCATGAAAGCGGCCTCAGCGTGCTGGCCGCGCCGGCGCGGCCGACAGAGATGCGCACTTTCGACACCGACGTCGTGGTGCGCATGCTCGACCTCGTTTCGGCCTATTTCGACAACGTCGTCATCGACATGCCGCGGACCTGGTTCCCCTGGACGGAGACCGTGCTGCTCGGTTCCAACAAGATCTACATCGTCACCGAGATGACGGTGCCCTGCCTGCGCAACACCCAGCGCCTGATCCAGGCGTTCGCGCAGGCCGCCGGCCGCGAGGTCAGTCCGAGCGTGATCGTCAACCGTTTCGAGGCGCGCCGCTTCGAGGGTGGCGTCAAGCAGAATGATGTCGAGGAACTGCTCGGCGAGCATTTTGCGGGTGGCATCGCCAACAACTACAAGCTGGTCCGCGAAGCTGTCGATCGTGGCGTGCCGCTGCATCAGATCGACGCCGAAGCCAACGTCCTGAAAGACCTGCGTCGTATCGTGTTCCCGGCAGAAGCCGGCGCCGGCCCGGTGGCGAGTTCGCGATCGCTGTTTGCCTTCGGACGCCGCCTGTTGAGGCGGGCCGGGTAG
- the parE gene encoding DNA topoisomerase IV subunit B: protein MDDSNDLFATLDKGTPRPAPDAAPAPRKAPAERPLAPPKDGSEAYSAADIEVLEGLEPVRRRPGMYIGGTDEKALHHLFAEVIDNSMDEAVAGHATFIEVELGADGYLTVTDNGRGIPVDPHPKFKTKSALEVIMTTLHAGGKFDSKVYETSGGLHGVGVSVVNALSDSLEVEVARGRQLYRQRFARGKPLGPLEKLGEVHNRRGTRVRFHPDADIFGKGAHFEPARIYRMARSKAYLFGGVEIRWSCAPELITGKDQTPDKAVFHFPGGLKDYLTASLGSEFQVTREMFAGKSERQGGHGSVEWAVTWYGGDGFVNSYCNTIPTAEGGTHEAGFRGALMRGLRAHAELIGNKRASIITSEDVMVSAAGMLSVFIREPEFVGQTKDRLATVEAQKIVDAAVRDSFDHWLADNPQEATKLLDWVIARADERVRRRQEKEVSRKSAVRKLRLPGKLADCSQNAAAGAEIFIVEGDSAGGSAKQARDRQLQAVLPLRGKILNVASAGHEKLTGNQQIADLIQALGCGTRSKYREDDLRYERVIIMTDADVDGAHIASLLITFFYQEMPELIRGGHLFMAVPPLYRISQGGKVAYARDDAHKDELLANEFTGRAKIEVSRFKGLGEMMAAQLKETTMDPRKRTLLRVDVLDDPEATTSTVSALMGTKPEARFRFIQERAEFARDLDI, encoded by the coding sequence ATGGACGACAGCAACGACCTTTTCGCAACGCTCGACAAAGGCACGCCACGGCCGGCGCCGGATGCCGCGCCGGCGCCACGCAAGGCGCCTGCCGAACGGCCGCTCGCGCCGCCAAAAGATGGCAGCGAAGCCTACAGTGCCGCCGACATCGAGGTTCTGGAGGGGCTGGAGCCGGTACGGCGGCGGCCCGGCATGTATATCGGCGGCACCGACGAGAAGGCGCTGCATCACCTCTTTGCCGAGGTGATCGACAATTCCATGGACGAAGCGGTCGCTGGCCACGCGACCTTCATTGAGGTCGAACTGGGCGCCGACGGCTATCTGACCGTCACCGACAATGGTCGCGGCATCCCGGTCGACCCGCATCCGAAGTTCAAGACCAAGTCGGCGCTGGAAGTGATCATGACCACGCTGCACGCCGGCGGCAAGTTCGATTCCAAGGTTTACGAGACGTCCGGCGGCCTCCACGGCGTAGGCGTCTCGGTGGTCAACGCGCTGTCGGATTCGCTTGAGGTAGAGGTAGCGCGCGGGCGCCAGCTCTATCGGCAGCGCTTCGCGCGCGGCAAGCCGCTGGGACCGCTGGAAAAGCTCGGCGAGGTGCACAACCGGCGTGGCACCCGGGTGCGGTTTCACCCCGACGCTGACATTTTCGGCAAGGGCGCGCATTTCGAGCCGGCGCGCATCTACCGGATGGCGCGCTCGAAGGCCTATCTGTTCGGCGGTGTCGAAATCCGCTGGTCTTGCGCGCCGGAACTGATCACCGGCAAGGATCAGACGCCGGACAAGGCCGTGTTCCATTTCCCGGGCGGGCTCAAGGACTATCTCACCGCTTCGCTTGGCAGCGAGTTCCAGGTCACCCGGGAGATGTTCGCCGGCAAAAGCGAACGCCAGGGTGGCCACGGCTCGGTCGAATGGGCCGTCACCTGGTATGGCGGCGACGGCTTCGTCAATTCCTACTGCAACACGATCCCGACGGCCGAGGGAGGCACCCACGAGGCCGGGTTCCGCGGCGCGCTGATGCGGGGCCTGCGTGCCCATGCCGAGCTGATCGGCAACAAGCGCGCCTCCATCATCACCTCCGAGGACGTCATGGTGTCGGCGGCGGGCATGCTGTCGGTCTTCATCCGCGAGCCGGAATTCGTCGGCCAGACCAAGGACCGGCTGGCGACTGTCGAGGCTCAGAAGATTGTCGACGCCGCGGTGCGCGACAGTTTCGACCACTGGCTGGCCGACAATCCCCAGGAAGCGACCAAGCTTCTCGACTGGGTGATTGCGCGCGCCGACGAACGCGTGCGCCGGCGCCAGGAGAAGGAGGTTAGCCGCAAGAGCGCGGTCAGGAAGCTGCGCCTGCCGGGCAAGCTCGCGGACTGTTCGCAGAACGCGGCGGCGGGCGCCGAAATCTTCATCGTCGAGGGTGACTCGGCCGGAGGCTCCGCAAAACAGGCGCGCGACCGGCAATTGCAGGCTGTGCTGCCGCTGCGCGGCAAGATCCTGAACGTCGCCAGCGCCGGCCATGAGAAGCTGACCGGCAACCAGCAGATTGCCGACCTGATCCAGGCGCTCGGTTGCGGCACGCGCTCGAAATACCGCGAGGACGATCTTCGCTACGAGCGTGTGATCATCATGACCGACGCCGACGTCGACGGCGCCCATATTGCCTCCCTCCTGATCACCTTCTTTTACCAGGAGATGCCGGAACTGATCCGCGGCGGCCATCTCTTCATGGCGGTGCCGCCGCTTTATCGCATCAGCCAGGGCGGCAAGGTCGCCTATGCGCGCGATGACGCCCACAAGGACGAATTGCTGGCGAACGAATTCACCGGGCGCGCCAAGATCGAGGTAAGCCGGTTCAAGGGTCTGGGCGAGATGATGGCGGCGCAGCTCAAGGAAACCACCATGGACCCGAGGAAACGGACCTTGCTCAGGGTCGACGTGCTCGACGATCCCGAAGCAACCACCTCGACCGTCAGTGCGTTGATGGGCACAAAGCCGGAAGCGCGCTTCCGGTTCATCCAGGAGCGGGCAGAGTTTGCCCGCGATCTCGATATTTGA
- a CDS encoding type II secretion system F family protein, with amino-acid sequence MLEAISPLHVIYATAALCAIMVAEAVYLLVAGRKDRRSTINRRMRLHQSKLTQEQVLIQLRKERGDGGRGSVLSLARLRDLRTQSGLTMPLPQFLAVTTGAAILAGIVAGWFGLPLRFALLAMLPTAIGFPVFVLRYLRKKRLKKFAVQLPEALELITRSLKAGHPVPVAIAMVAREMPDPIGTEFGMIADEVTYGSDLVTALNDMYRRVGHEDLPLFVTAVSIQSTTGGNLREILDGLANVIRDRGKLRRKVRSISTEGRMSAYILSALPVLLALAMTVVAPDMYGESMDEPLTWYLIGGTVGWLLLGNAVMFKMASFRF; translated from the coding sequence ATGCTCGAGGCCATCAGCCCGCTTCACGTCATCTATGCCACGGCGGCGCTTTGCGCCATCATGGTCGCGGAGGCGGTCTACCTTCTCGTCGCGGGACGCAAGGACCGGCGCAGCACGATCAATCGCCGCATGCGCCTGCACCAGTCGAAACTCACCCAGGAGCAGGTGCTGATCCAGCTGCGCAAGGAGCGCGGCGACGGCGGGCGCGGCTCCGTCTTGTCGCTGGCCCGGCTGCGTGATCTGCGCACCCAGTCCGGGCTGACGATGCCGCTGCCGCAATTCCTGGCCGTCACCACCGGCGCAGCGATCCTGGCCGGCATCGTCGCCGGCTGGTTCGGGCTGCCGCTGCGCTTCGCGCTCCTGGCAATGCTTCCGACCGCGATCGGCTTCCCGGTCTTCGTGCTGCGCTATCTGCGCAAGAAGCGGTTGAAGAAATTCGCGGTCCAGTTGCCGGAGGCGCTGGAACTGATCACCCGCAGCCTCAAGGCCGGCCATCCGGTGCCGGTCGCCATCGCCATGGTGGCGCGCGAGATGCCCGATCCCATCGGCACCGAGTTCGGAATGATTGCCGACGAGGTCACCTACGGGTCCGATCTGGTGACGGCGCTCAACGACATGTACCGCCGCGTCGGTCACGAGGATCTGCCGCTCTTCGTCACGGCGGTGTCGATCCAGTCGACCACCGGCGGCAATCTGCGCGAGATCCTCGACGGGCTCGCCAACGTCATTCGCGACCGCGGCAAGCTGCGCCGCAAGGTGCGCTCGATCTCCACCGAGGGCCGCATGTCGGCCTATATCCTCAGCGCCTTGCCGGTCCTGCTGGCGCTCGCCATGACCGTGGTGGCGCCGGACATGTATGGCGAGAGCATGGACGAGCCGCTCACCTGGTACCTGATCGGCGGCACGGTCGGCTGGCTGCTGCTCGGCAACGCGGTGATGTTCAAGATGGCGAGCTTCCGCTTCTGA
- a CDS encoding type II secretion system F family protein, with translation MDTLTTIFAALDARVTAAIFLLLVGGGVLAYPVLAGSGQKGDVKRRLKVPSPGVKEPAAAQPAKARNATQEKVVKSAQDFYARSDPDNVARLRMRLIRAGYLDPRAVGIFFLARFVAMVAGGVAGMILGATLFAEASGATRWLTVLALAAAGYNAPGFALSRQMATRMREYRDGFPDFMDLMIVCSDAGMSMEAGIERVSRELMQTYPALGQNLHLVSIELRAGRSMDDALKSLAERLGLEEVRSFATLLQQSKELGTSLSGALRVFSDDMRHKRMSLAEEKAHALPAKMSIPVTVCILPVVIMVAIIPLIVKFSTGE, from the coding sequence ATGGATACGCTCACAACGATATTCGCCGCGCTCGACGCCAGGGTCACGGCCGCCATTTTTCTGCTCCTGGTTGGGGGCGGCGTACTCGCCTATCCGGTGTTGGCCGGCAGCGGTCAAAAGGGTGACGTCAAGCGGCGGCTGAAGGTTCCTTCGCCGGGTGTCAAAGAGCCGGCAGCGGCGCAGCCGGCCAAAGCGCGCAACGCCACGCAGGAAAAGGTCGTCAAGTCCGCACAGGACTTCTACGCGCGAAGCGATCCCGACAATGTCGCCCGGCTCAGGATGAGGCTCATTCGCGCCGGTTATCTCGACCCGCGCGCCGTCGGCATCTTCTTCCTTGCCCGTTTTGTCGCCATGGTGGCTGGCGGCGTTGCCGGCATGATCCTTGGCGCAACGCTGTTCGCCGAGGCGTCCGGCGCGACCCGCTGGCTGACGGTGCTGGCCCTGGCCGCCGCCGGTTACAACGCTCCCGGCTTCGCGCTCAGCCGCCAGATGGCGACGCGCATGCGCGAATACCGCGACGGCTTCCCCGACTTCATGGATTTGATGATTGTCTGCTCCGACGCCGGCATGAGCATGGAGGCGGGCATAGAGCGGGTCTCGCGCGAACTGATGCAGACCTATCCGGCGCTGGGGCAGAACCTGCATCTGGTCTCGATCGAGTTGAGGGCCGGCCGCAGCATGGACGACGCGCTGAAGTCGCTTGCCGAGCGTCTCGGCCTGGAAGAGGTTCGTTCATTCGCCACCTTGCTGCAGCAGTCGAAGGAGCTCGGCACCAGCCTCTCCGGCGCGCTCAGGGTGTTTTCGGACGACATGCGCCACAAGCGCATGTCGCTCGCCGAGGAAAAGGCGCACGCCCTGCCGGCCAAGATGTCGATCCCGGTCACGGTCTGCATCCTGCCGGTCGTCATCATGGTCGCCATCATCCCTCTGATCGTGAAGTTCTCCACCGGCGAATAG